In a single window of the Podospora pseudocomata strain CBS 415.72m chromosome 2 map unlocalized CBS415.72m_2, whole genome shotgun sequence genome:
- a CDS encoding uncharacterized protein (COG:I; EggNog:ENOG503NYF6), with protein sequence MTKDHPQNHTQTHSLTSPETFWSHQADQLHWHKKPATVLQKTTKQLPSGISHDHWAWFPDGEISTCYNCIDRHVLAGRGDAPAILYDSPVTNKKETYTYARLLDEVEIFAGVLREEGVKKGDVVLVYMPMIPAAMIGILAINRLGAIHAVVFGGFASGALAQRIEASKPVAILTASCGIEGSKGPIGYQGFVEEAMKISSWRPPKTIIWQRDELPWRPIDRANGQRKWQALVKSCRARGWRAACVPVKSTDGVYIIYTSGTTGLPKGVLREAGGHAVGLHLMISYLFGVHGPGDVMGCYSDIGWVVSHSYTLYGPLLTGAATVLYEGKPVGTPDASAFWRLAEEYKINTMFTAPTALRAIRKEDPDNIRFSRVGERGGLRNLRALFLAGERSEPSIITMYQDLLAKHAAPGALVIDNWWSSESGSPISGIALVPHAGHDRANPTSSASHPPLKIKPGSAGKAMPGFDVRVVSDSGEPLPPNTMGNIVLGLPLAPTAFRTLWGDEERFYKGYLKRFDGKYIDTGDAGVIDEDGYIHIMARSDDIINVAAHRLSTGQLEQAITTHPDVTEACVVGIPDALKGQMPFAFISTSHGAATTKEKKEKLFQEIQTLVRKQVGAIASLGGMIEGKGMIPKTRSGKTLRRVLKELLENAVHGEVDKELNVPSTVEDMGVVEVARGKVREYFVELKRKGKRHASIEGRGKAKL encoded by the exons ATGACCAAagaccacccccaaaaccacaccCAAACAcactccctcacctcccccgaaACCTTCTGGTCTCACCAAGCCGATCAACTTCATTGGCACAAGAAACCCGCCACCGTTCTCCAAAAGACAACCAAACAACTCCCTTCTGGTATCTCTCACGACCACTGGGCCTGGTTCCCTGACGGCGAGATCTCCACATGCTACAACTGCATCGATCGTCACGTCCTTGCTGGCAGGGGGGATGCTCCTGCCATCTTGTATGACAGCCCGGTCACGAACAAGAAGGAGACATACACCTATGCCAGGTTACTCGACGAGGTGGAGATCTTTGCGGGTGTGCtgagagaggaaggggtgaagaagggggatgtggtgctTGTTTATA TGCCCATGATACCCGCTGCCATGATCGGGATTCTAGCTATCAATCGTCTTGGTGCGATCCATGCCGTTGTGTTTGGCGGTTTTGCTTCTGGGGCACTGGCCCAAAGAATTGAGGCTTCGAAGCCGGTTGCTATCCTGACTGCTTCTTGCGGGATAGAGGGGAGTAAGGGGCCGATTGGGTACCAGGgttttgtggaggaggcgatgaagatTTCGAGTTGGAGGCCGCCAAAGACTATTATTTG GCAAAGAGACGAGCTGCCATGGCGACCCATTGATAGAGCGAATGGCCAACGAAAATGGCAGGCCCTCGTCAAGAGCTGCCGTGCTAGAGGTTGGCGAGCGGCGTGTGTTCCTGTCAAGTCGACAGATGGCGTCTACATCATCTACACCAGTGGCACGACGGGTCTGCCAAAGGGTGTGCTGAGAGAAGCTGGCGGCCATGCCGTCGGTCTGCACCTGATGATCTCGTATCTCTTTGGTGTCCATGGTCCTGGTGATGTG ATGGGATGCTACAGCGATATTGGCTGGGTCGTCTCTCACAGCTATACTTTATACGGCCCCCTCTTGACCGGCGCTGCAACCGTCTTATATGAGGGCAAGCCAGTCGGCACCCCTGATGCCTCGGCCTTCTGGCGTCTGGCCGAAGAGTAcaagatcaacaccatgTTCACTgcccccaccgccctccgCGCAATCCGCAAAGAAGATCCGGATAACATCCGTTTCTCTCGTGTTGGTGAGCGCGGAGGTCTCAGGAACCTTCGAGCACTATTCCTGGCCGGCGAAAGATCAGaaccatccatcatcaccatgtaTCAGGACCTGCTAGCCAAACATGCTGCACCTGGCGCACTGGTGATTGACAACTGGTGGTCATCCGAATCCGGCTCCCCCATCTCGGGCATCGCTCTCGTGCCCCATGCAGGTCATGACAGAGccaaccccacctcctctgcctcacACCCACCGCTGAAGATAAAACCTGGTTCGGCAGGCAAAGCTATGCCTGGATTTGATGTCCGCGTCGTGTCTGACTCTGGTGAACCTCTACCACCAAACACCATGGGCAATATTGTCCTAGGCCTCCCACTTGCCCCTACTGCCTTCAGGACTCTGTGGGGAGATGAGGAAAGGTTCTACAAGGGTTACCTCAAACGCTTCGACGGGAAGTACATCGACACCGGTGACGCAGGTGtcattgatgaggatggctaCATCCATATCATGGCACGCTcagacgacatcatcaatgTGGCTGCTCATCGGTTGTCCACTGGCCAACTGGagcaagccatcaccacccaccctgaCGTCACGGAAGCATGTGTGGTTGGCATCCCTGACGCACTGAAGGGGCAGATGCCGTTTGCTTTCATCAGCACTTCCCACGGAGCGGCAACTacaaaagagaagaaggagaaactGTTTCAGGAGATACAGACCCTGGTCAGGAAGCAAGTGGGTGCTATTgcgagtttgggggggatgattgAGGGTAAGGGGATGATTCCCAAGACGAGGTCAGGGAAGACgctgaggagggtgttgaaggagttgttggagaatGCGGTGCatggggaggtggacaaGGAGTTGAATGTTCCCAGTACGGTGGAGGAtatgggggttgtggaggtggcgagggggaaggtgagggagtACTTTGTggagttgaagaggaaggggaagaggcatGCGAGcattgaggggagggggaaggcgAAGCTTTAG
- a CDS encoding uncharacterized protein (COG:L; EggNog:ENOG503Q477) produces the protein MPRGRPRKIPLAPPAKPKGPTEPNLQRFDPWNSSSTGHQRAETPGPQGWRVSRFKKMNYQFKGGNGGGDEFMSDTVGCGSKEYDEKLGLYIPKEVRELATGERKSVLEMLRNPSKKRKAEEEHEMREKKPPIPAKPPASVPPQQHEEGEDGLTAEEREIFARMEAEEQEAQLLLLKQRPIPTTEGNDHEDEEDGLTPEERAAIARLEQEERETSHTSRFFTLPELDDEEEVVEEDPRPTGKPRFFASPKATRNSKSSSTAIYHPPENLSPPTVKPHSRDSPTKSPSAPASPEKGIFNNLVIYINGSTYPAISDHMLKHLLATNGASVALHLAKKQVTHVILGKSSFAGGGLAAQKLQKEIKTIRGRGVKFVSVDWVMESIKAGKRQPEGRFVESTVNERQGGSGGGLFAKTAAAAQTSIQ, from the coding sequence ATGCCTCGAGGACGACCACGAAAGATACCACTGGCACCCCCGGCAAAACCAAAAGGCCCAACAGAACCGAATCTCCAGCGCTTCGACCCTTGGAACTCATCATCGACAGGCCACCAGCGTGCCGAAACGCCCGGTCCGCAAGGATGGAGGGTGTCACGGTTCAAAAAGATGAACTACCAGTTCAAGGGGGGGAACGGCGGAGGTGATGAGTTTATGAGTGACACAGTGGGCTGCGGGTCGAAAGAGTATGATGAGAAGCTGGGGTTATACATACCaaaggaggtgagggaaCTGGCGACAGGGGAAAGGAAGAGTGTGCTGGAAATGTTGAGGAATCCAAGTAAGAAGCGGaaagcggaggaggaacatgaaatgagggagaagaagccgccAATACCAGCAAAGCCACCGGCATCAgtaccaccacaacaacatgaggagggtgaggatggactAACTGCGGAAGAAAGAGAGATTTTTGCGAGGATGGAAGCAGAGGAGCAAGAAGCTCAACTGCTACTCTTGAAGCAAAGGCCAATACCCACCACAGAAGGGAACGATcacgaagatgaagaggatggattAACTCCAGAAGAAAGAGCTGCGATTGCTCGATTAGAGCAAGAAGAACGGGAAACCTCACATACGTCGAGATTCTTTACACTTCCAGAgctcgatgacgaggaggaagtagTCGAAGAGGACCCAAGACCTACCGGAAAGCCTCGCTTCTTTGCCTCGCCAAAGGCTACTCGCAACAGCAAGTCATCCTCCACAGCAATATACCACCCACCCGAAAACTTATCACCACCCACCGTCAAACCCCATTCACGAGACTCCCCTACCAAGTCACCATCCGCACCAGCCTCCCCTGAAAAGGGtatcttcaacaacctcgtcaTCTACATCAACGGCTCCACTTACCCAGCCATCTCAGACCACATGCTCAAGCACCTCCTTGCCACCAACGGCGCGAGCGTCGCCCTCCACCTAGCAAAGAAACAAGTCACACATGTCATCTTGGGGAAATCCAGCTTTGCCGGCGGTGGACTCGCTGCTCAAAAGCTACAAAAAGAGATCAAGACCatccgaggccgaggcgTCAAATTCGTCAGCGTTGACTGGGTCATGGAAAGCATCAAGGCAGGAAAGCGCCAACCAGAGGGGAGATTTGTAGAGAGCACAGTCAATGAACGACAGGGCGGGTCTGGGGGTGGGCTCTTTGcaaagacagcagcagcagcacaaacAAGTATACAGTAA